One stretch of Alcaligenes faecalis DNA includes these proteins:
- a CDS encoding DNA-packaging protein yields the protein MTTADQRTYARKIECEEDGLYFGRFFFKQRMGAKMIVAPHHKVIQQTLDRVVSGEITRLIINVPPGYTKTELATINMIGRGLALNNRARFMHLSYSHNLALLNSSTARGVVKSQAYQAMWPMVLRDDADSKAMWWTEHGGGVYASSAAGQVTGFRAGHMEPGWQGALIIDDPVKPDDAYSDTVRGGINDRFNETIKSRLAIETTPMIVIMQRIHYQDLSGYLLRGGSGEKWHHLNLPVIIDNSLPYPEENTHGIPIDHGLPDGWLWPFKHNETHRAALFSHRRTAEAQYMQRPRRFNAEGALWTEALITAAHALQIGHELVRTVVAVDPATTASDESDETGIVVASSYGAGDNRQYSVDGDYSGKYSPNSWALKAIGAYEQHNADAIVIETNQGGDMAESTLRNAGFKGRIVRVHASKGKFARAEPISALYEQGRVAHKGALYLLENQLMEYVPATAKKSPDRLDAAVWALTELAPNIGLKSAGVVTTAFG from the coding sequence ATGACGACTGCTGACCAACGAACATACGCCCGCAAGATTGAGTGTGAAGAAGACGGCCTATATTTTGGCCGTTTTTTTTTCAAACAACGCATGGGCGCCAAGATGATAGTGGCCCCGCACCACAAGGTGATCCAGCAAACGCTCGATCGCGTGGTGTCTGGAGAGATTACCCGCCTGATCATTAATGTCCCGCCTGGTTATACAAAGACCGAGCTAGCCACGATCAACATGATTGGGCGCGGCCTGGCGCTGAATAACCGGGCCCGGTTCATGCATCTGTCGTACTCGCATAACCTGGCGCTGCTGAACTCCAGCACAGCGCGCGGTGTCGTCAAATCTCAGGCCTACCAGGCCATGTGGCCCATGGTGCTGCGCGACGATGCCGACAGTAAGGCCATGTGGTGGACCGAGCATGGTGGAGGTGTGTATGCGTCCTCCGCTGCCGGTCAGGTCACTGGCTTTCGGGCCGGGCATATGGAGCCAGGCTGGCAAGGGGCGCTGATTATTGATGACCCGGTCAAGCCTGATGACGCATACAGCGACACGGTGCGGGGCGGCATTAACGACCGATTCAACGAAACGATCAAATCACGGCTGGCAATTGAAACCACGCCAATGATTGTGATCATGCAGCGGATTCACTACCAGGACCTGAGCGGCTATTTGCTGCGTGGCGGGTCCGGGGAAAAATGGCACCATTTGAATCTGCCGGTGATCATCGACAACAGCTTGCCGTACCCGGAAGAGAATACACACGGTATACCGATTGATCATGGCCTGCCTGATGGCTGGCTCTGGCCTTTCAAGCACAACGAAACACACCGGGCCGCTCTGTTTTCTCACCGACGAACGGCAGAGGCGCAGTACATGCAGCGTCCACGGCGATTCAACGCTGAGGGAGCGCTGTGGACTGAGGCACTGATTACAGCAGCCCATGCCCTGCAGATAGGGCATGAGCTGGTACGCACGGTGGTGGCGGTTGACCCGGCCACGACTGCGAGCGACGAAAGCGACGAGACCGGCATTGTGGTGGCCAGCTCCTACGGGGCAGGCGACAACCGTCAGTACTCGGTAGATGGTGACTACAGCGGCAAGTACAGTCCGAATAGCTGGGCGCTGAAGGCCATTGGTGCATACGAGCAGCACAATGCCGACGCTATCGTCATTGAGACGAACCAGGGCGGCGATATGGCTGAGTCCACGCTGCGTAATGCTGGATTTAAGGGCCGCATCGTCCGTGTCCATGCCAGCAAGGGCAAGTTCGCCCGAGCTGAGCCTATCTCAGCACTCTATGAACAGGGCCGGGTGGCGCATAAAGGCGCACTGTATCTGCTCGAAAACCAACTTATGGAATATGTGCCAGCAACGGCTAAGAAATCGCCCGACCGGCTTGATGCCGCAGTTTGGGCATTGACCGAGTTGGCACCAAATATCGGCTTGAAGTCGGCCGGAGTTGTCACAACCGCTTTTGGATAA
- a CDS encoding DUF4055 domain-containing protein — protein MQDPSIKHPEYISFTPSWELMRDAVAGEDDVKEKGEKYLPMKTGTTAIEDLVAKARVYDLYKTRAEFPEVTAPTIRGAVGIMLAKPAKVELPESMEHLRERATLDGLTLDALHRRMGMEIMTTGRYGLLPGLTGDGIPYLSGYVAESIINWDSTGGVPDYVVLDESGPIRDRETGEWKQVTRLRECLAYDGVYRARVWEKVNGVWSAGEEVAASTPRGVALDFLPFVFAGSLDLTPEPDDVPLYGLAKLAVRIYRLDADFSFSLHMTSEPTPVAIGFDDPVSAIQQGLAPKTLGSSVLWILPQGGDAKYLEFTGPGLEKQANAIQEALARAAQFGAQVLQSGQSAESGEALKLRAASQTATLTSIAQTSAAGLERALRNIAKWIGEDPEKVVVTPNLEFFDRSITAQDIQALVAAWQSGAMSHRALFDKLQQGGVIHEDKSYEEEERDIGDDDADSDPLAGVGSLFPSAEGATN, from the coding sequence ATGCAAGACCCAAGTATCAAGCACCCGGAGTACATCAGCTTTACTCCTTCATGGGAGTTGATGCGTGATGCGGTAGCGGGTGAGGACGATGTTAAGGAAAAAGGCGAGAAATACTTGCCGATGAAGACCGGCACAACAGCCATTGAGGATCTGGTCGCCAAGGCCCGCGTTTACGACCTATATAAGACGCGGGCAGAGTTTCCCGAGGTTACGGCGCCAACAATTCGGGGGGCGGTCGGCATTATGCTGGCCAAGCCTGCGAAGGTTGAGCTTCCGGAGTCTATGGAGCATCTGCGCGAGCGAGCCACGCTTGACGGCTTGACACTGGACGCCCTGCACCGGCGCATGGGCATGGAAATCATGACCACCGGCCGGTATGGGCTGTTGCCTGGTCTTACCGGGGACGGGATTCCTTATCTGTCCGGCTACGTGGCTGAGTCCATCATTAACTGGGACTCTACTGGTGGCGTGCCGGACTATGTTGTTTTGGACGAATCTGGCCCTATCCGTGATCGTGAAACTGGCGAGTGGAAGCAGGTGACACGCCTGCGTGAGTGTTTAGCGTATGACGGCGTGTACCGCGCCCGAGTCTGGGAAAAGGTTAATGGCGTTTGGTCTGCAGGTGAAGAGGTCGCCGCCTCCACGCCACGAGGAGTGGCGCTGGACTTTCTGCCGTTCGTGTTTGCTGGCTCGTTGGACTTAACGCCTGAGCCAGACGATGTGCCGCTTTATGGGTTAGCAAAGCTGGCCGTGCGCATTTACCGCCTGGATGCTGATTTCTCCTTCTCGTTGCACATGACCAGCGAGCCGACTCCGGTTGCTATCGGATTTGACGATCCTGTAAGTGCAATTCAGCAAGGACTTGCGCCCAAGACGCTGGGTTCTTCAGTGTTGTGGATTTTGCCGCAAGGTGGCGACGCCAAGTATTTGGAGTTTACTGGCCCAGGTCTGGAGAAGCAGGCTAATGCCATTCAAGAAGCCCTTGCACGAGCGGCTCAGTTTGGCGCCCAGGTACTCCAGTCAGGCCAATCGGCTGAAAGCGGAGAGGCTCTAAAGCTACGCGCTGCCAGCCAGACTGCCACACTTACAAGCATTGCCCAGACCTCTGCCGCTGGTCTGGAGCGGGCACTGCGCAATATTGCTAAGTGGATTGGCGAAGATCCTGAAAAGGTCGTTGTGACGCCGAACTTGGAGTTCTTCGATCGTTCTATCACAGCTCAGGACATTCAGGCACTGGTCGCCGCGTGGCAGAGCGGTGCTATGTCGCACCGGGCGCTGTTCGACAAGCTGCAGCAAGGCGGCGTGATTCACGAAGATAAATCTTACGAAGAAGAGGAGAGAGATAT